The segment TTCGTCGAACCGCTCGAGCGGGTGATCCGCATCAGGACCGGCGAACAGGGCCCCGACGCGCTGTAGCCGCCGGATGAGCCTTCGCGCGAAGGTCGGAAGGCACCCCGCACCGAGGCCGTCGCCTTGGGGATTCGGGGCGGGGCGCCCGCCGCGCGAGAGCAAAAGCCGCCGAAACCGGAGATCCTAGCGCAGCTCTTCCACAGAAAGCAGCCTGATCTCGAAATTGAGCGCCTTGCAGATAGCCTCGTGGTTCATGTCGAAGGTGGCGCTCTTTTCGGTCAACTCGATCAGACGGGCGGGATAGGTCTGTCCCGACGGAGCCTCGAGGTTCACCATCTCGCCCACCACAAGGCGCACCCCCTCAGGGATGTCTGCCCGGGAGACCACCTTGACGCGCTCGTCGGTGCGCTCCTCGTACGCCTCGCCCGCCGAAACCCGCACGGTTTCGACCTGCCCCGGGACCATCGTGCGCACGGCGTCGATAAACGCCGGGGGCATCCACCCTTCGAGACAGGGGAAGCTGATGGGGGCGTCCTCCCCCGTCTCCATGAACACGGAGCCGTCGTCGAAAAACCCCTTGTAGGCCACGGTGACCATCATGCCCGAATTGTCGATCGGAAGACCGCGCGGCTCCATGCACCCTCCTCGCTCCCGTTGCGTTGCGAAAGCCACCATACCACGTCGGCGCACGGATGCAGGCGAACCCGGCGGCGGGCCGGGCAGGCGGATGCAGCCGCGCCCGCGCGCGACGGGCGCGCTATGCGGTATGCTGCAAAGCGACTGAAAGGAGCCCAGGCATGCGCACGACCCTCGACGTGGTATCCGCACTCATCCTCGAGAACGGCACCGTGCTGGCCACCCAGCGCGGGCACGGAGCGTTCGCCGGGAAATGGGAGTTTCCCGGCGGAAAGATCGAGCCCGGGGAAACGCCGGAAGCCGCCCTAGTGCGCGAGATACGCGAGGAGCTGGACGCCGATATCGAGATCGACGGGCTGTACCGCACGGTCGAGCACGATTACGAAGACTTCCACCTTCGCATGCGCTGCTATCGCACCCGCCTCGCAAGCCCGACCTTCAGCCTGCTCGAGCACCGCAGCGCGCTCTGGGCCGACGCCGATGCCCTGGGCGGCCTCGACTGGGTCGAGGCCGATATCGGCCTTGTCGAGCAAATGAAGCGCGACGGGCTCGTCCGCTGAGGCGGAGCGGGCCGCACCCGCCCCGAAGGCTATTCCCCTTCCAGATCGATGCGCCCGATGCGCTGGGCCAGATCGTTTCCGCGCTCGTAGAATCTGAGGGCCTTGTTGTGCTCGAAGTACGCGTCGCACCCGTGCCCGTTGATGAACTCCATGCCGTAGCGGCTAACCGACAGGTCGGTGACCAGCATGAGCATCTCCTGGTCGTCCCCGAAGGCGGCGTCCACGAACCCGAAGGCGCCCTCCAGCGCGCGCGACGCCTCGGCGATCCGCCCGTCGAGCCCTTCGGCCGTCTGGGCGAAAAGCTCCCTCACGCGGTCGAACGACAGCCCCTCCCCGCGCGGCGCATCGCCCATGAACCCGTCGATCATCTGAACGGAGCGCTCGTAGACGAAGTATCGCTCGCTCGACAGAACACCCGCCGCGCGCTCGCTGCGCACAGTCTCGGACAGCGCCGCCGCGATCCCCGAAAGCTCCCTGGAGACGTCTGCGGCCGCCCCGTCGCCCAACCCGTCGCGCAGCTCGACGAGCTTGCCGTGCAAAAAGCCGATCGCCTTCTCTTCCAGCACGGCCGCGCGCACGGCCTGATCCAGCGCGTCGGTGATAAGGCCGATCAGCGAAACGCGCTCGTCGAACGACGCCTCGCGGGCACGCTCGACCAGATCCTGCCCGGCTTCGCCCGACAGGATGAGGTCCACCTGGTAGTCGGAGCGGTACTTGGTGAACAGAGCGTAGTAGGCCGAGAACCGGCGCGACACCGTCTCGTCTTGAAGGTACTGGGACACCAGCAAGTCGTCCACGGCGATGTCCTGCTCTTCTGCCAGCTTGAGCATGGAGGACAGATCGTCCCAGCCACGGGCGGTGACGAACGACACGCCGTCGACCGTGGTTTCCATGCGGTAGAAATGGTCGCGCTCGATGTCGAGGTAGGTGAGCACGGCCGGATGCACGCCGGCGCCGACCGCGTAGGCGTGCCAGGCGTCGAAGTCGGGCTCGACGTCGATGCGCTTGAGGCGGTCCCATGTGGCGATGTCGAAATCGCGGGCGGTGCGGTTGTACTCGGCGGGGTTGCCCGCCGTCACCACGATCCAGCCGTCCGGAACGCGATGGCGGCCGAATTCCTTGTACTGGAGGAACTGCAGCATCGCCGGGTTCAGCGTTTCCGAGACGCAGTTGATCTCGTCGAGGAACAGGATGCCCTCGCTTTTGCCCGACCGTTCGATCTCGTCGTACACCGCGGCGATGATCTCGCTCATGGTGTATTCAGACACGTCGTATTCGACGCCCCCGTACGTGCGCTTCGTGATGAAGGGAAGCCCCAGGGCGCTCTGGCGCGTGTGGTGGGTCATCGAGTACGACACGAAGCCCACCTCGAGCTCTTGGGCGATCTGCTTGATGATGGCCGTCTTACCGATGCCGGGGGCGCCCATGAGGAACACCGGGCGCTGCTGCTCGATGGGAAGGCGGTAGTTTCCGAACCCGTCCTTCGAGAAGTACGCGGTCATAGCGTTTTTGATCTGCTCTTTCGCTTGTCTGATATCCATAGGGGGAAGCTCCTTGTCGTATCGTCGTCCGTGGCGTCGGCGCAACCGGGGCCGCTCGCGGGATCGGTTTCAGGGAAACTGCGGGGGGTATCGCGCGGCTCGGATCGCCGCGGGTCTTCTAGACCGGGGGCCTTCGCCGAAATCCCAGCGGCTGCTCGTCTTCGAGGACGGCCTTCATGGCCCATCCCGGAACCGTCGCGGCGGCTGCGGATTCCTCATCGACGAACACGAAGGCCGTCTGGTAGTCGGGCGATTTGGACGGGTAGGTGCCGAACCCGTCGGTCAGGTACAGCAAGCCGGCCAGATCGGGGGCCTCGCCTGCGGCGACAAGGCCGTCCACGTACGAGAACACCGGTCTGAAGTCGGTGCCGCCCAGCCCCTTGATCTCCAGTCGGTCGAGGTAGTCGTCCAGATCGTGCCTGCTGCGTATGCGGGCGACGTCGGTGATGGCCGCGTCGCACTGGATGATGAAGACGTTGAAGTCGGCGAAGAAGCTGTCCTCGTTGCCCAGGACGCTGGCCGTGGTTTCGAGGAAGCGCCGCACCAGCCCGTCTTTGGTCGAGGCGGAGGTGTCGATCGCGATCGCGAAGTCGCGGATCCGGCGCTCCTCCACGTACTCAAGCGGCTCGATCAGGGGGAGGTTGCCGTAGCGGTCGAGGCCGTAGCAGTAGAACACGTAGTCGAACTCGTCGTCGTTCACGCGGATATGCTCGCCCTGGGTGGTGAACTTGCGCAGAAACTCGCGGTAGCTGCGGCGCTTGCGCGTGACCATGTCGAGGTTCATGGACAGGTTCGCTCCCTCGGTCCCCCACAGCTTCAGGTAGGAATCCATCTGAACGCCCATTTCGAGCGCGGCGTTTTCCCACTGCTCGCGGGAGCGGTCGAGGTTGATCGTGTCGGCGAGGCGCTCCCCTTCGGCGACGGCCGTGTGCTCGGGGGCCTCTTTCTGGAAGATGTCCTCGGGCGCCATGCCCCGATGCGAGGCGTGCGACTTTTCCCTGTCGGCAGCCTCTTGCGGTATGTCGATGTCGGTTCCGCTCTCGCCTGCGCCTACCGCGGCTTCTCCCGAGGGCGCGTCTCCCTCCGAAACGCTGCCGTCCGCAGAAGCGCACGCGGCCCCCTCCTCCACGACCACGCGATGCCAGGGCGCGTGATCGTCCACGAAAAACGGCGCACGGATCTCGTCGAGCTCGGCCGCGGAAAGGTCGGCGTCTTTCAGCGCACGGTACAGGGCCTCGGCGGTCGCGGCGCTCAGCAGGTCGGGGTGCGAGGCGAGAACGTGGGCCCGATCGGCATCCTGGGTTACCGATCCCCCCAGATTGAGCTGCGCTATCGCCTTTTCGACCGCGACGTCGCAGGCAACGTCCCAGCATCGCGCGTCAACGCCTTCTCCGGCATACGGGTGCAAAAAGAAAAGACGTTATGGAGGAGGACGTGCAGGTAGGCGCGCGCCACCGATCCGGGATCGCGCGCGTAGGACCGCGCCAGGTCGACGGGATCGAACCTGAAGCGTGTCCCGTCGGTGGCAAGCGAGCTGCCGCGCACCGCGAGGGGCTTCAAAAGGTTGGATGCGCCGTTCAGGAACCGAAGGTGGACCAGAACCTCGCGCTTCGAAAGCTCGAACGCCTGCAGCGCAAGCGCCTCGACCGACTCAGTCGCCATGCGTCACCCGTCGCTTTCACCGTCGAAACCGGCTCCGTCGCGCAGAGCGAGGGCCGAGCCGGGCCAGCCGTACATCATGTATGATGAGAATGTAACATATGTCAGCCGCATGGTGTTCTTTTTCAGTGAGGCGGTATGGGAATGGTCGAGAACAACCTGCTGTTTGCCGATGGGGACACGGCGCTGTCCGAGCTCGTCGAACGCGCGCTTGCATCCAAGCCCTCCCTTCCCCCGTCCCTGCTCGTCGATCAGTCCCGCAGCGACGGCCCCCAGAAGGCCTGGGAGGAAGAGACCGCCGCCGCTCACGCCACCTGGGATTCCCCCCGAATAACCAGCGGCGGGTCCACCAAAGGGGACCTCATGTCCAGCGGGTCTCTGAACATGGGCATGAACGAGGAGGTCCTCCACGAGCTCATGAGCGACATCGAGCTCGAGCGCGAGACGGCCTGCCCCCCGCCCCGCCGCGCCGCCAGCCGCCCTTTGGCCCTGGAAAACGTGTTCAGCGCCGTCGAGTGCGAGGACGGCTTCAAGCTCACCGGGATCAACCTGCACCGATTCGCCGACAACACGGGGATCCGGCGCGACGTCGTGGTGAACGTCCCCGCCTCGATCGGCGGCACGCCGGTGACCCGCCTGGGATCGGGATGCTTCGCCCGCCTGAAGACCAGGGGCATCGCCGTGCGGGCCATCATCGTGCCCGAAAGCGTCACCTACATCGAAGACGGCGCGTTCTCGCATGCGTCGGTCGACCTCATCTATATCGGCAGGGGTGTGGCGCGTATCGGATCGCACCCCTTCGACATGTCCTCGGCCTCCCCTCGCTCGAAACGGCGCACGTGGTCCGTCCACCCGGAAAACGAGGCGTACCTGCGGCTCGATAGCGCGACGCAAAGCGGGTGCGCGGGCATCGCCACCCGCGACGGCAAGCGTCTCGTCTGCGGCGACGCCCCGTGCGAAGCCGATCTGCGCCTGCCCGACGGGCTCGAAGAGGTCGACGCCGGCGCATGGCCGCAGGGGTGTCCGGCGCCGAGCTGCGTGCGCTACCCCCCATCGCTTCGCCAAGTGGAGTCCGCGACGTTCGACCGGTCCCTTTGGATAGGCGGGGACGCGCCTGCCGTAAGGCAGCTGCGCCGGCGCGGCGCGCGCATCGCGAGCCCCCTCGCCGTCCATCTCGGCGAGGCCTGGTACGATTTCGACGGAGACGAGGCGGCGCTCGTATGCGGGCCGGCCGTCGGGCTGTCGGTGTCCCAGAAATTCGCCACGAACGCCATACGCAAGCTCGAAGGAGACCACGCCATCGTCCCTTCGGCGGCCACCGCGTCGGGCGTGTCGCGCCTCGACGGGCACGCCAAGGTGTTCGCCCCTCCCCGAACCATCGAGGGCCGCACCCTGCGCCGCATCGCGCGAAACGCCGTGCAGCATGCGGCCGAGACCGTGACCCTTCCCCCCACCGTGCGCCGCATCGAAGACGGCAACGCCTTCAAGCGCACGCGCAACCTCAGCCTCCCCGAAGGCCTCGAGGTCATCGGGGCCCACTGCTTCTGCTCGCGCGAACTGGAAGAGATCGTCCAGATCCCCGCCTCGGTCCGCTCGATCGGCACCGGCAGCTTCGAATACGCCGTATGCCGCTTCGCCGTCAACGGCGCCATCGTGCATGTTCCCGCAGACCAGCTGTTGAACTGCTTCATCGGCGCCGGAAGCGGGCACGGGGAGGCGGCCCTTCCCGCAGGCGCGGCGCCCTTCGACTTCGCGCGATACGACGCGGTGCTCGAGGGCGGCAAGAACATACCCGACCGCCTCGGGGCCCTTATCCACAGGCTCGAAACTCCCGTCGAGCTTTCCGAGGCGACGAAGAGGACCCTGCTGGAAAAGCTGGAGGGATACGGCGACGCGGCCCTGGTGCGCATCGCCCAGGAGGGAAGCCTGGCCCAGGTCGCCAAGCTCTATGAAAGCGGGTTCATCGCAGGCGGGCGCTTCGAACGCCAGATCGAGCTGCTGCGCCGACACAACCGCATCGACTGCGTCATGTACCTCATGGACCAGCATGCGAAAGACCAGCCGAAACAGGCATCGTCGAAAAGCAGGTTCTCGCTCTAGGTGGAGTCGTGCGCCCGTCTTGTCGTCTTGTTGCAAAGGCGCATGACCCCACCTTGGCGAAAAAGCGCGTAAGCCTTGAGAGCGGGGCGAGGTTGATCGGCTCGCCCCCGCGCGCTTTACCGAAAGTGCGGGGAGAACGCGAAGCGCTTCGACACTTCGCAGAACACGGCTCCCCCGATAACGAGCAGGGCGCCGGCCCATTGAACGACTACCATGCTCTCTCCCAAAACCATGGCAGCCATCACCACAGCAGTCACCGGCTCGACGTAGCTGCACACCGCCACGCTCTGGGCCGACAGGTTCGTAACCGCGCTGAAGTACAGGTAGGATCCGATGCCGGTGTTCACCAGGCCCAGGATGAGGGCCGGGGCGATATCGGAGCTGTCGGGTATCTGGATTCCCGTGCCGGACAGCGCCATGCCCGCTGCGGCGGTTGCGAACGCGGCCACCAGCTGCACAGTCGAGCTCTCCAGACCGTCGGCGTCCCCGGCCTTCTTGCTGAGGATGATCATCGAGGCGTAGGCGAGCGCCGAGCAGATGCCGTGCACGATGCCGATGGCCGCCCCGCTGTCGAGCTTCCCGCCGTTGGCGAGGACCACGCCCGCCAAAACCGCGAGGAAGCCGATGATCGTGCGCTTGCGCAGCCCGTCGCCGAACAGCAGCGGGGAAAGCGCCATCACCACCACCGGGCCCAGGGCGAACAGCAGCGACGTCAGACCGACCCCGGCCTCCGAGTAGCCCATGTAGGCGAACAGCCAGCAGGCTCCCATCGACACGCCCGACAGCGCTATGAGGCCGAGCTTGCGCGGGTCTCTCAGAAGCTGGGGCGTGCGCAGGACGCAAAACGCCGAGACAAGGAACAAAGCGCCCAGGCCCGCCCGGAACAAAACGATTTCGTAGCTGGGCAAACCGATGCCGCTTGCAACGATTCCGTTGGTTCCGAACAGCAGGAGCGCCGCAATGTATTTCAGGTAGTCTTTTTTCATAGCGCGGAGTATGACCTTTGATTTGACTATTGAAAAGTGAGAATATCAATATGTTGTTTTGCATAATCTGCAAAGATAGGGGAAAACCGGATGGATACCGAGACAAAGAAACTTCGTGCTTTCGTTTGCGCAGTTGAGAGCGGTAGTATCGCCGCAGCCGCCGACAAGCTGGGCTACTCGGTCTCAAGCATCAGCCGCATGATCCACGATCTCGAAACATCTTGCACGCTCCGCCTCCTCGAAAGATCCAAAACCGGCGTGCGGCTCACGTCGGACGGGCAGGCGCTGCTCCCCCGCGCACGCCGCATCCTGTCGGAATGCGACGGCTTCGGGGAGGAGGCCGCCAACATCGCCGGGCTTCAGTCGGGAACCGTGCGCATCGGCACCGTCTCGAGCGTGGCCACCCACGTCCTTCCCGCCGCCATCAGCACGCTGCGTGAAACCCATCCCGCGCTCGAGTTCGAGCTGCTGATGGGAAGCTACTCGGAAATCGAGCTGTGGCTGGCCGAGGGGCGCGTGGACCTGGGCACGCTCTGGCTGCCCGTGAACGAGGGGCTCAGCGCCGATGCGCTGGTCACCGACTGCTACGTGGCCATCGTCAACCCCGCCCATCCTTTGGCGAAGGCCAGCGCGGTGCCCATATCCGCCTTCGAGAACGAGCCGTTCATCGCCCTCGAGCACGGCGATGAGTCGGAGGTGGCCCAGCTGTTCGAGGACCGGGGCCTGCATGTCGACCCCATCTTGTCCACCTGGGACAACCATGCCGTCTTGGCGCTGGTCGAGGCGGGTTTGGGCGTGGCCATCATGCCATCGCTGTCGATACGGCGCACCACCTACAACGTGAAGTGCCTGCCCCTCGACGTGCCGGCCCTGCGCAACATCGGCATAGCCTGGCGCGGAGACGACGTCCCCACCGCGGCGGCGCGCGCCTTCATCGAGATCCTGCGCGAGAACGAGGACGAGACCCGCTGGACCGACGTCTTCACCATCAGCTAGCGGGCGCAGAAGCGCCCCGCTCGGCCGGTCGGGCGCCGCGCGGAGGCCCCCGAAAGACGCGGGAACTTCCCGCCGACGGCCTTGAAGCGCCTGTGGATACGGGCCTTCGGACATGCTAGGCTTGGTGAAAACATTCCGATGCGAAAGGAGCCTTATGGGCGACTCGATCATATACCGCACGACGCGCCTGTTCACCGGCTTGGGCGACGAGGCGCTGCCGGGTTCGTTCTCCGTCGAGGACGGCAGGTTCGCCTCGGTCGGCGCATACGAGGATGCCGATGCGCTGGCCGCGCGAAGCGGGGCGAGCGTCGTCGATCTGGGCGACGCCTTCGTCTGCGCGGGCTTCCACGACTCCCACCTGCACTTCTTCCACTCGGCCCTGTACTCTTCGCCCCTCGCGCTGCACTGTCGGGGCAAAAACGAGCAGGACTGCGTCGATGCGCTCGCCCCGCTTGCGGCCCGCCGGCCCGAGACGGGCTGGCTTCTCGCCCAGGGATGGCGCCAGCCCCATTGGAACCCGCCCACCACGCCGTCCAAGCGCTCGCTCGATGCCGTCTACCCCGATCGGCCCGTGGCGATGTACTCGGGAGACGCGCATACGCTGTGGCTGAACAGCAAAGCGATCGAGGAGCTGGGCCTGTCGGACGATTCGGAGGCCCCCGAGGGCGGAAGCTACGACCGCGACGAGAACGGCCGCCTCACGGGCATCGTGCGCGAAGCGGCCGCCATGGCGCTCATGCCCCGCATCGTCGCGTCGTTTCGCACCGAGGAGCTGCTCGACGCCTACCGGGGCTTTCTGGCGAAGCTGGCCGAAAACGGCGTGACCTCGGTCTGCGACATGTCGCTCATGGCGGCGCCCGGCCTCGACTTCGTGCGCGACGACCTCTTCGCCGAGCTGCTGGCCCGCGAAGAGCTCACCTGCCGCATCCATCTGTTCCCCACGCTGCTCGAAGACCGCAGCCGCCTTCACGACCTGCAGGAAAGCCTCGCCTCGGACCGCCTGCGCGCATGCGGGTTCAAGCAGTTCTTCGACGGCGTGTCCAGCCAGCACACCGCCTGGGTGAACGAGCCCTACTCAAACGCGCGCTTCGAGGGCGACTGCGGGCGGCCCACCGTGGATCCGTCCATCATGCGCGACCTGGTCTTGGCGGCATGTGCCGAGGGCCAGGCCGTGCGCGTGCACGCCATCGGCGACGAGGCCATCCACGTTATCCTGGACATCTTCGAGGAGGGGCTGGACGCGTTCGGCCCGCTTCCCGAAGGGCGAAGGCACTGCATCGAGCACCTCGAGAACTTCCAGCCCGACGACATCGGGCGGTTGGCGAAGCTGAACGTCGTCGCGGCGGTGCAGCCCATGCACATCACGCTCGACCCCGGAGCGCCCGAGGCTGACCTCGGAGCCGACCGCGTTCCCTACATGTGGCCGTTCGCCTCGCTGCTCGAATCGGGGGCGACCCTCGCCTTCGGCACCGACTCGCCCGTCGCCGACATCGATCCGCGCGCCGGTTTGTACACGGCGATCACGCGCAAGACCATACCCGAGGGCAACCCGCCCGAAGGATGGGTTCCCCGGGAAAAGATCGGCGCCGCCGACGCGCTGCGCGCCTATACGCTCGGGTCGGCCCGCGCGGCCGGACGCGAACGCGAGCTGGGAACCATCGAAGCGGGAAAGCTCGCCGACTTCGTGGTAATCGATCGCGACCTGGCCTCATGCGACCCCGAGCTCATCTTGGACGCGCGCGTCGAGGCCACCTACGTGGGGGGCGCGTGCGTCTACAGGCGCTCCTAGACCAGCTTTCCCTTGCAATGGTCGATCATGTGCTGGACGATCTGCGCGGTCCATCCGCGCAGCTCCTTTTTGCGCGGGACGAGGGCGCCGTCCACCAGCTCGTCGAAGGTGACGAGGATCTGGTCGAAGCGCGTCGACTTGGTGGGAGCCTCATGCGATAGGCACGTCTCTTCCACGCGGGAGGGACGCAGGCCCCGCTTGAGCACAGGGTTGAACATGACGCGGGGACGGTCGTTGGAATCGAGGTACACCACCACCTGCTTGGCCTCCCCGATCTGGTTCGCGGCCAGGCAGGCCGCCTCGTCCAGCGACGCGAGGGTGTCCAGCAGATCCTGCGCGAGCCCGGCGTCTGCCGCGCTCGCCCGCTCGCAGGGAACCGACAACGACTCGACGTCTTTCACCAAGGGCTTGATCATCGCACCCACCGCTCCTTCCCGTGCCGCGCACGGATATTCGACCGCTTTTCTCACGGGCGAAGTATCGCATAAAAGCCCTTCGGAGAGAAACGCTACCGTCCGATGCGCGCGGCTTCGACGGACGCCTCCAGCAACCCGGCCGCCCAAGCTGCGTCCGAACAGGATAAACGCGACACGTCGGCCACGATTCGCACCCGGTCGTCGCGATACCCGTGCTGTTTGGAAAACGAGGACAGCGGGCGAAACGGCGCTCGGCGCTCGAGCAGCTTTTCCGCAAGGACGCCTTCGTCCACGGAAAGCGGGCGGTTCAGGGCGATGAGGAAGTGAAGCCCGCTGTCCATGTTCTCGAAGGCGGCGAAGCTTCCCAGGCCCGTCGCCTTGATCTGAGCCGCCAGCTCGTCGCGCGCCGCTCGAAACGACGTCCTCAGCTTCATCGCATGGCGTTCGAACTCCCCCGTCTCCAGGATGCGAGCCAGGGAATCCTGAAGAAGCGAGCTCACCGTGCTGGAGTAGAAGCCCAGCCTCTCGTCGAAACGCTCCTTCAGGGGGGCGCAGGGGAAGCACCATGTAGGCGATGCGCATATCGGACCCGAGGCTTTTGCTGAACGTGTTCACGTAGACCACCGATCCGGACGAGTCGATGCTCTGAAGGGACGGGACGGGCCTTCCCGCCATCCGGAACTCGCAGTCGTAATCGTCCTCGATGACGATGCGGGACGGGTCCTCGGACGCCCAGGAAAGCAGCTCGTATCGCCGGGCGACCGACATGATGGCCCCGGTTGGGAACTGGTGGGACGGCATAACATGGGCGACCGTGGCCGGGGTCGCGCGCAGGGCCTCGACGATCATCCCGCACTCGTCGACGGGAAGGAGGGCGACCCGCGCCTCGTTCGCCTCGTAGAGCCGGGACAGCAGCGGGTACCCGGGATCCTCCACGGCGTAGACGCGGTTTCTCCCCAGCAGCTGGATCAGCAGGTTGTACAGCGTCGGAGCCCCCGCCCCCACCACGATGCGCGCCGGGTCGGCGTCCATCCCCCTGAACCGGCGGAGGTGTTCGGCGATCGCGCTGCGCAGGCGCGGGGACCCTTGGGGAGGAAGCGAGCGCGCCATGCCCGCGTCCTGCAGGGATGCGAGTTCGCGGCGCACGGCGCGCGCCCACACCCGGACCGTGCGCGCGTCGAACGGCGCGGGCGGGACCTCCGCATCGCCTCCTTCCCCGAAGGACGGCGCGGTGGGCGGCGCCGCGTCCCGA is part of the Berryella intestinalis genome and harbors:
- a CDS encoding FKBP-type peptidyl-prolyl cis-trans isomerase, translating into MEPRGLPIDNSGMMVTVAYKGFFDDGSVFMETGEDAPISFPCLEGWMPPAFIDAVRTMVPGQVETVRVSAGEAYEERTDERVKVVSRADIPEGVRLVVGEMVNLEAPSGQTYPARLIELTEKSATFDMNHEAICKALNFEIRLLSVEELR
- a CDS encoding (deoxy)nucleoside triphosphate pyrophosphohydrolase, with the translated sequence MRTTLDVVSALILENGTVLATQRGHGAFAGKWEFPGGKIEPGETPEAALVREIREELDADIEIDGLYRTVEHDYEDFHLRMRCYRTRLASPTFSLLEHRSALWADADALGGLDWVEADIGLVEQMKRDGLVR
- a CDS encoding ATP-binding protein codes for the protein MDIRQAKEQIKNAMTAYFSKDGFGNYRLPIEQQRPVFLMGAPGIGKTAIIKQIAQELEVGFVSYSMTHHTRQSALGLPFITKRTYGGVEYDVSEYTMSEIIAAVYDEIERSGKSEGILFLDEINCVSETLNPAMLQFLQYKEFGRHRVPDGWIVVTAGNPAEYNRTARDFDIATWDRLKRIDVEPDFDAWHAYAVGAGVHPAVLTYLDIERDHFYRMETTVDGVSFVTARGWDDLSSMLKLAEEQDIAVDDLLVSQYLQDETVSRRFSAYYALFTKYRSDYQVDLILSGEAGQDLVERAREASFDERVSLIGLITDALDQAVRAAVLEEKAIGFLHGKLVELRDGLGDGAAADVSRELSGIAAALSETVRSERAAGVLSSERYFVYERSVQMIDGFMGDAPRGEGLSFDRVRELFAQTAEGLDGRIAEASRALEGAFGFVDAAFGDDQEMLMLVTDLSVSRYGMEFINGHGCDAYFEHNKALRFYERGNDLAQRIGRIDLEGE
- a CDS encoding VWA-like domain-containing protein: MHPYAGEGVDARCWDVACDVAVEKAIAQLNLGGSVTQDADRAHVLASHPDLLSAATAEALYRALKDADLSAAELDEIRAPFFVDDHAPWHRVVVEEGAACASADGSVSEGDAPSGEAAVGAGESGTDIDIPQEAADREKSHASHRGMAPEDIFQKEAPEHTAVAEGERLADTINLDRSREQWENAALEMGVQMDSYLKLWGTEGANLSMNLDMVTRKRRSYREFLRKFTTQGEHIRVNDDEFDYVFYCYGLDRYGNLPLIEPLEYVEERRIRDFAIAIDTSASTKDGLVRRFLETTASVLGNEDSFFADFNVFIIQCDAAITDVARIRSRHDLDDYLDRLEIKGLGGTDFRPVFSYVDGLVAAGEAPDLAGLLYLTDGFGTYPSKSPDYQTAFVFVDEESAAAATVPGWAMKAVLEDEQPLGFRRRPPV
- a CDS encoding leucine-rich repeat protein is translated as MVENNLLFADGDTALSELVERALASKPSLPPSLLVDQSRSDGPQKAWEEETAAAHATWDSPRITSGGSTKGDLMSSGSLNMGMNEEVLHELMSDIELERETACPPPRRAASRPLALENVFSAVECEDGFKLTGINLHRFADNTGIRRDVVVNVPASIGGTPVTRLGSGCFARLKTRGIAVRAIIVPESVTYIEDGAFSHASVDLIYIGRGVARIGSHPFDMSSASPRSKRRTWSVHPENEAYLRLDSATQSGCAGIATRDGKRLVCGDAPCEADLRLPDGLEEVDAGAWPQGCPAPSCVRYPPSLRQVESATFDRSLWIGGDAPAVRQLRRRGARIASPLAVHLGEAWYDFDGDEAALVCGPAVGLSVSQKFATNAIRKLEGDHAIVPSAATASGVSRLDGHAKVFAPPRTIEGRTLRRIARNAVQHAAETVTLPPTVRRIEDGNAFKRTRNLSLPEGLEVIGAHCFCSRELEEIVQIPASVRSIGTGSFEYAVCRFAVNGAIVHVPADQLLNCFIGAGSGHGEAALPAGAAPFDFARYDAVLEGGKNIPDRLGALIHRLETPVELSEATKRTLLEKLEGYGDAALVRIAQEGSLAQVAKLYESGFIAGGRFERQIELLRRHNRIDCVMYLMDQHAKDQPKQASSKSRFSL
- a CDS encoding DMT family transporter; translation: MKKDYLKYIAALLLFGTNGIVASGIGLPSYEIVLFRAGLGALFLVSAFCVLRTPQLLRDPRKLGLIALSGVSMGACWLFAYMGYSEAGVGLTSLLFALGPVVVMALSPLLFGDGLRKRTIIGFLAVLAGVVLANGGKLDSGAAIGIVHGICSALAYASMIILSKKAGDADGLESSTVQLVAAFATAAAGMALSGTGIQIPDSSDIAPALILGLVNTGIGSYLYFSAVTNLSAQSVAVCSYVEPVTAVVMAAMVLGESMVVVQWAGALLVIGGAVFCEVSKRFAFSPHFR
- a CDS encoding LysR family transcriptional regulator; amino-acid sequence: MDTETKKLRAFVCAVESGSIAAAADKLGYSVSSISRMIHDLETSCTLRLLERSKTGVRLTSDGQALLPRARRILSECDGFGEEAANIAGLQSGTVRIGTVSSVATHVLPAAISTLRETHPALEFELLMGSYSEIELWLAEGRVDLGTLWLPVNEGLSADALVTDCYVAIVNPAHPLAKASAVPISAFENEPFIALEHGDESEVAQLFEDRGLHVDPILSTWDNHAVLALVEAGLGVAIMPSLSIRRTTYNVKCLPLDVPALRNIGIAWRGDDVPTAAARAFIEILRENEDETRWTDVFTIS
- a CDS encoding amidohydrolase is translated as MGDSIIYRTTRLFTGLGDEALPGSFSVEDGRFASVGAYEDADALAARSGASVVDLGDAFVCAGFHDSHLHFFHSALYSSPLALHCRGKNEQDCVDALAPLAARRPETGWLLAQGWRQPHWNPPTTPSKRSLDAVYPDRPVAMYSGDAHTLWLNSKAIEELGLSDDSEAPEGGSYDRDENGRLTGIVREAAAMALMPRIVASFRTEELLDAYRGFLAKLAENGVTSVCDMSLMAAPGLDFVRDDLFAELLAREELTCRIHLFPTLLEDRSRLHDLQESLASDRLRACGFKQFFDGVSSQHTAWVNEPYSNARFEGDCGRPTVDPSIMRDLVLAACAEGQAVRVHAIGDEAIHVILDIFEEGLDAFGPLPEGRRHCIEHLENFQPDDIGRLAKLNVVAAVQPMHITLDPGAPEADLGADRVPYMWPFASLLESGATLAFGTDSPVADIDPRAGLYTAITRKTIPEGNPPEGWVPREKIGAADALRAYTLGSARAAGRERELGTIEAGKLADFVVIDRDLASCDPELILDARVEATYVGGACVYRRS
- a CDS encoding peptide deformylase — protein: MIKPLVKDVESLSVPCERASAADAGLAQDLLDTLASLDEAACLAANQIGEAKQVVVYLDSNDRPRVMFNPVLKRGLRPSRVEETCLSHEAPTKSTRFDQILVTFDELVDGALVPRKKELRGWTAQIVQHMIDHCKGKLV